One stretch of Actinacidiphila sp. DG2A-62 DNA includes these proteins:
- a CDS encoding phosphopantetheine-binding protein has product MTAGDMAALFARLLETDIEPEDNFFDMGGTSVLALRLLAEIERAWGTALELIDVVEHPTPELLAAYAARAGEQADSTGGPR; this is encoded by the coding sequence ATGACCGCAGGCGACATGGCCGCGCTGTTCGCGCGGCTGCTGGAGACCGACATCGAGCCCGAGGACAATTTCTTCGACATGGGCGGGACGTCGGTCCTGGCGCTCCGGCTGCTCGCGGAGATCGAGCGGGCCTGGGGCACCGCTCTGGAGCTGATCGACGTGGTGGAGCACCCCACGCCCGAACTGCTGGCCGCCTACGCGGCGCGGGCCGGTGAGCAGGCGGACTCCACGGGCGGGCCGCGGTGA